The DNA region CTCTGACCCCGCCTCGCCCCGTTTCCTGAAGGGCACGCTCACACATTCAAGAATCGTCAACCCCGCATGATGGCCCGCTGAACGCCCGGTGACGCTCCCCTGAACGTTCGCTCCACGGGCCTTCAGGCGGGTGTCACCGCCGCTCAGGGCCACCGGGGAATACTCCAGGCATGACCATCCTCCTGCTCATGACCGTGCTGACCGCCCTGCTCGTGGCGTTCGCCCTGTACAGCCTGGGCAGCGAGGACCGCGCCCTCGCCCGGGAACAGACCCTGCGCACCCTGCGCCGCACCGCACGCGCCCCGGGCCGCAGCGCCGGCCACCCCGCCATCGGCGACTGACCCTCCCAGCCTCCGCGCCCGCCCCTCCGGCGGGTCTTTTTTATGTCCCCTGTCCGGCATGCGCGGCTGTCCCCCACCCGGGAACGGGACAGCGCTCACCTTTGCGCGCGATAATCTCAGGCGCTATCTCACCCCCAGGAGGGACCCCCATGACCAAAGAACCCGCCCGCGTGACCGTAACCGGCGCCGCCGGCCAGATCGGCTACAGCCTGCTGTTCCGCATCGCCTCCGGCGACATGCTCGGCAAGGACCAGCCCGTCATCCTGCAACTGCTGGAAATCACCCCCGCCCTCAAGGCCCTCAACGGCGTCGTCATGGAACTCCGTGACTGCGCCTTCCCCCTCCTGCACGACATCGTCGTCACCGACGACCCCATGGTCGCCTTCAAGGACGCCGACTACGCCCTGCTGGTCGGCGCCATGCCCCGCAAGGCCGGCATGGAACGCGGCGACCTCCTCAGCGCCAACGGCGGCATCTTCAAACCCCAGGGCGAGGCCATCAACGCCGTCGCCAAACGCGACATCAAGGTCGTGGTGGTCGGCAACCCCGCCAACACCAACGCCCTCATCGCCCAGCAGAACGCCCCCGACATCGACCCCAAACAGTTCACGGCCCTGGTCCGCCTGGACCACAACCGCGCCATCAGCCAGCTCGCCGAGAAAACCGGCGGCGCCGTGAAGGACATCAAGAACGTCACCATCTGGGGCAACCACTCCTCAACCCAGTACCCCGACCTGAGCCAGGCGACCGTGAACGGCCAGCCTGCCCTGGACCAGGTGGACCGCACCTGGTACGAAACCGAGTACATCCCCACCGTCGCCAAGCGCGGCGCCGCGATCATCGAAGCGCGCGGCGCCAGCAGCGCCGCCTCGGCCGCCGGCGCCGCCATCGACCACATCCGCGACTGGGCCCTCGGCACCCCCGAAGGCGAATGGACCAGCATGGCCATCCCCAGCGACGGCAGCTACGGCGTGCCCGAAGGCCTCATCTACGGCTTCCCCGTGCGCGTCAAGAACGGCAAGTACGAGATCGTCCAGGGCCTGGACATCAGCGACTTCAGCCGCGCCCGCATGGACGCCACCGCCAAGGAACTCCAGGAAGAACGCGACGAAGTGCGCAAACTCGGCCTGGTCAAGTAAGACCGCACATCAATCTGGGAGCGGGGGGCGCAGGATGGCCCTCCGCTCCCTGTCATGGTCTGGTACGGGCTTGACGTGCAGTGGCCTGCACAGACAACGCTGAGGGCGGGAGGCCCACCCATGACTCAAGCCATGAGGACACCACTCACCCGGGAGCAGTTCCGGATCCAGGTTCAGGCGTTTCAGGGAGCGATGGATGCCAGCCCCTCCATGAGGGACGCCATGACCACCCTCTGCGGGAGCGCGGAAACACTGGACGCCCTGATGGACCCAAGAGGCGTAGGTATCGGGCAGTTCGCGGCTCTGATGAATCTACCCTCGACCACCGTACGCCACCTGTTACGCGAAGGCCTGCTGCATCCCTACAGGCTCGGAGCACGCTTCGTCTTCTTCGTGCAGAACGTGATCGAACTGCGTGGCGTGCAGCAGTGGCAGGCCCTGGGCCTGACCCTGGAGGAAACCCGGGACTTCATTCAGGCACAGAATCTGGTGGGGATGCTCATGGAGGCCGACCAGGACGGCACACGGCTGATGACGGTCAGCCACACGCAACCTCACCCTCCCGGTCCCGCTCAGGTCCAGGAACTGCAACTTCAGGCCCTGGAACGCATCCAGGCCGCCAATGCCCGCCTGAACGAAAAAAAGCGTGCTCTGGAAGAACAGCTTGCTCGGGGACAAAGCCTGGAGGAGGCGCTCAGAACCACCCTTCAGGAGGCGACGACCTCAGTGGAATAAGCCCCCGTCCCTTCGCATCGCCCCGTATCCTGCCGGGCATGACCGATCCTCTCGCTGCTGCCCAGCCTGACCTTCCGCCTTCCTTCCGGCGGGTGCTGCCGGCCGCCCGCTGGGAGCGCGTGACGGTGGGGGAGAGCGGGGCGGGCGTGTGGCGCAGCCAGCGGTTCGTGGTGAAGCTCCAGCCCCGCACCGGCCTGAGCGTGAGCAGCCTGTTGCAGGAGCGCGAGCGGCTGCGCTGGCTGGCCGGCCGGGTACCGGTGCCGCAGGTGGTCGCCTACGAACAGGACGCCGGGCAGGAGTTCCTCGCCATGACGCGCCTGCCCGGCATTCCCATGAGTGACGACGACGCCCGGCTGCACCCGGAACGCATGGTGAGCCTGCTCGCCCGCGCCCTGCGGGAACTGCACGCCCTGCCCATC from Deinococcus ficus includes:
- a CDS encoding malate dehydrogenase → MTKEPARVTVTGAAGQIGYSLLFRIASGDMLGKDQPVILQLLEITPALKALNGVVMELRDCAFPLLHDIVVTDDPMVAFKDADYALLVGAMPRKAGMERGDLLSANGGIFKPQGEAINAVAKRDIKVVVVGNPANTNALIAQQNAPDIDPKQFTALVRLDHNRAISQLAEKTGGAVKDIKNVTIWGNHSSTQYPDLSQATVNGQPALDQVDRTWYETEYIPTVAKRGAAIIEARGASSAASAAGAAIDHIRDWALGTPEGEWTSMAIPSDGSYGVPEGLIYGFPVRVKNGKYEIVQGLDISDFSRARMDATAKELQEERDEVRKLGLVK
- a CDS encoding MerR family transcriptional regulator; protein product: MTTLCGSAETLDALMDPRGVGIGQFAALMNLPSTTVRHLLREGLLHPYRLGARFVFFVQNVIELRGVQQWQALGLTLEETRDFIQAQNLVGMLMEADQDGTRLMTVSHTQPHPPGPAQVQELQLQALERIQAANARLNEKKRALEEQLARGQSLEEALRTTLQEATTSVE